Proteins co-encoded in one Flavobacterium fluviale genomic window:
- a CDS encoding DUF1810 domain-containing protein: MAYSNNDLARFLDAQNKLYLTALSEISKGKKETHWMWFIFPQIKGLGKSDTAILYAINDLKEASDYLEHPILGKHLIEISELLLTFKRKSADGIFGDLDARKLRSCMTLFSLVENANPIFQEILEAFFSGECDPQTLSIINSTIKSSAEPVIA; this comes from the coding sequence ATGGCATATTCAAACAATGATTTAGCGCGTTTCTTAGATGCGCAAAACAAACTTTATCTTACCGCTCTTTCTGAAATCAGTAAAGGGAAAAAAGAAACACACTGGATGTGGTTTATTTTTCCGCAAATAAAAGGTTTAGGAAAAAGTGATACTGCAATTCTTTACGCTATTAATGATTTAAAAGAAGCATCTGATTATTTAGAACATCCAATTTTAGGAAAACATTTAATCGAAATTTCAGAGCTTTTATTAACCTTCAAAAGGAAATCTGCAGATGGAATTTTTGGCGATTTAGATGCTAGAAAATTACGTTCTTGCATGACTTTATTTTCTTTGGTAGAAAATGCAAATCCGATATTTCAAGAAATTCTGGAAGCTTTTTTCTCAGGAGAATGCGACCCACAGACTTTGTCTATTATTAATTCAACTATAAAATCATCTGCCGAGCCTGTTATTGCATAA
- a CDS encoding exonuclease domain-containing protein, with the protein MRNTEYAIVDIETTGGNASGSRITEIAIIIHDGKNVIDRYETLVNPEKEIPLSIFGLTGINNEMVANAPIFDDISEKVLEMLTDRIFVAHNVNFDYSFVRHQLEQAGFKWTARKLCTVRAARKIKPGLGSYSLGNLCNSLNICLENRHRAGGDADATAILFSLLLEWDDAGEINKMIKKTSEDQRLPPNLPPEDFNNLPEKPGVYYFYNQQKKVIYVGKAINLKKRVASHFSGHKINSQRQHFLRDIHGISFEVCATELMALLLECTEIKKLWPTYNRALKRFEAKFGIYQYEARNGYKYLAVGKLTKFQTCIHEFNSLYNAINLLRELSEQFEIDQRFCKYSRPEDGEIFQNNDIKSLPDALFHNQQVDNAIDFLLNNRPTFAIIDKGRTKDERSCIWIENGHFYGMGHIPTDVSIIDPSEVKNYVTPYKSNQYIVHLIFAYAEKYPGKVFFKKQFLNQEQN; encoded by the coding sequence ATGAGAAATACGGAATATGCCATAGTAGATATCGAAACCACAGGCGGCAATGCCAGTGGCAGCCGCATTACAGAAATTGCCATTATTATTCATGATGGTAAAAATGTAATTGACCGTTATGAAACCCTTGTAAACCCTGAAAAAGAAATACCACTTTCTATTTTTGGTTTAACAGGGATTAATAATGAAATGGTGGCCAATGCGCCTATTTTTGATGATATTTCAGAGAAAGTACTCGAAATGCTTACCGATCGTATTTTCGTCGCGCACAACGTCAACTTCGATTATTCATTTGTGCGTCATCAGCTTGAACAAGCGGGATTTAAATGGACTGCCAGAAAATTGTGCACCGTTCGCGCAGCCAGAAAAATCAAACCAGGATTGGGATCCTATAGTTTGGGAAATCTGTGTAACTCCTTAAATATCTGTTTAGAAAACAGGCACCGCGCCGGCGGAGATGCAGATGCTACTGCTATATTATTTTCTTTATTATTAGAATGGGATGATGCAGGAGAGATCAACAAAATGATCAAAAAAACTTCTGAAGATCAGCGTTTACCTCCCAATTTACCTCCAGAAGATTTTAATAATTTACCCGAAAAACCTGGTGTTTATTATTTTTATAATCAACAGAAAAAGGTGATTTATGTTGGAAAAGCGATTAACTTAAAAAAACGCGTTGCTTCTCATTTCAGCGGACATAAAATTAATTCGCAAAGGCAGCATTTTCTGCGTGATATTCACGGAATTTCGTTTGAAGTCTGCGCAACCGAATTAATGGCTTTGTTATTAGAATGTACCGAAATCAAAAAACTCTGGCCAACTTACAACCGAGCATTAAAGCGTTTTGAAGCAAAATTTGGAATTTATCAATATGAAGCAAGAAACGGATATAAATATTTAGCTGTTGGAAAACTAACCAAATTTCAGACTTGTATTCATGAATTTAATAGTTTGTATAACGCAATAAATTTACTGAGAGAGCTTTCTGAACAATTTGAAATTGATCAAAGATTCTGCAAATATTCCAGACCCGAAGATGGAGAGATTTTTCAAAATAATGATATAAAAAGTCTGCCAGACGCTTTGTTTCATAACCAACAGGTCGATAATGCAATTGATTTTCTGTTAAACAACCGTCCCACTTTTGCCATTATTGATAAAGGGAGAACCAAAGACGAACGAAGCTGTATTTGGATTGAAAACGGCCATTTTTATGGTATGGGACATATTCCGACAGATGTTTCGATTATAGATCCATCAGAAGTAAAAAACTATGTTACACCTTATAAAAGCAATCAATACATTGTGCATTTGATTTTTGCTTACGCAGAAAAATATCCGGGTAAAGTATTCTTTAAGAAACAGTTCCTTAACCAAGAACAGAATTAA
- the dinB gene encoding DNA polymerase IV, which translates to MARAIVHMDLDTFFVSCERRTNSELNDIPLIIGGGDRGVVASCSYEARKYGVRSAMPIRMALKLCPDAKVMKGDMELYSQLSHDVTEILQEKAPVLEKASIDEFYMDITGMDKFHGSYKWTNELAQKVIKETGLPISFSLSINKTVSKIATGEGKPVGNLEIPEQKVQDFLNPLSIQKIPMVGAVTFQLLSRIGVRKIQTLAEMPAEVLQQMIGKNGLDIWKKANGIDNTPVEPYTERKSISTEHTFSQDTIDIAKLKRVLLGMTEKLAFQLRSEQWLTSTVTVKIRYANFDTETKQCRIAYTSADHILTKNVLELFEKLYQRRMRLRLIGIRFSGLVRGTYQIDLFEDTQEMLSLYAAMDKMKNRYGFDAVMRCAGASFKPNNKDEILKRSK; encoded by the coding sequence ATGGCAAGGGCAATTGTACATATGGATTTGGATACCTTTTTTGTATCCTGTGAACGACGCACCAATTCTGAACTCAATGATATTCCGCTTATTATAGGCGGAGGCGACCGTGGCGTTGTAGCCTCTTGTTCTTATGAAGCCCGTAAATATGGAGTCCGTTCTGCTATGCCAATTCGTATGGCATTAAAACTTTGCCCAGACGCAAAAGTTATGAAAGGAGACATGGAATTGTATTCGCAGCTTTCTCATGATGTTACCGAAATTCTTCAGGAAAAAGCGCCTGTTTTAGAAAAAGCCAGTATCGACGAGTTTTATATGGATATAACTGGAATGGACAAATTTCATGGCAGTTATAAATGGACAAATGAATTGGCTCAAAAGGTCATTAAAGAAACTGGTCTCCCAATTAGTTTTTCATTATCTATTAATAAAACCGTTTCTAAAATTGCAACCGGAGAAGGCAAACCTGTAGGAAATCTTGAAATCCCAGAACAAAAAGTACAAGACTTTTTAAATCCTTTATCGATTCAAAAAATTCCGATGGTTGGGGCTGTTACTTTTCAGCTTTTATCCCGAATTGGTGTTCGTAAAATTCAAACTTTAGCCGAAATGCCTGCCGAAGTTTTGCAGCAAATGATTGGTAAAAACGGTTTGGATATTTGGAAAAAAGCCAACGGAATCGATAATACGCCTGTTGAACCTTATACTGAACGAAAATCAATTTCTACCGAACATACTTTTTCTCAAGATACTATTGACATTGCAAAACTAAAAAGAGTGCTTTTAGGAATGACCGAAAAACTGGCTTTTCAGCTTAGGTCAGAACAATGGCTAACCTCAACAGTTACGGTAAAAATACGTTATGCCAATTTTGATACCGAAACCAAACAATGTCGAATAGCCTATACCTCTGCAGATCATATTTTAACTAAAAACGTACTGGAGCTTTTTGAAAAATTGTATCAGCGTCGTATGCGCCTGCGCCTGATTGGTATTCGCTTTAGCGGATTAGTTCGAGGCACCTATCAAATTGATCTTTTTGAAGATACTCAGGAAATGCTTTCGCTTTATGCCGCCATGGATAAAATGAAAAACCGTTATGGTTTTGATGCTGTAATGCGTTGTGCAGGAGCTTCTTTTAAACCCAATAACAAAGATGAAATTTTAAAACGCAGTAAATAA
- a CDS encoding XRE family transcriptional regulator: MSLFSDNIRALRVKHKISQEKLAGNLKITRGRYVKYEDGTSEAPYDILKQIALYFHMSIDLLLSVDIRKINIENLIKLEGNRLILPIQVDSFGENYIEIVSQKAKAGYLNGYADPEYIESLQQVSLPFLGPGKHRGFPVEGDSMPPHEDGSIIIGRYVERLGEVMDGKTYILITKNEGMVYKRLNKNKKNSLVLESDNSFYPNYEVKASDILEIWEYECNIGRSDKKQTLSETESMKELLLEVKREVMEIKNNTSNT, encoded by the coding sequence ATGTCCTTATTTTCAGACAATATCAGAGCATTAAGGGTTAAGCATAAAATATCACAAGAGAAATTAGCTGGAAACCTGAAGATTACCCGAGGAAGATACGTAAAATATGAAGATGGAACTTCCGAAGCGCCGTACGACATTTTAAAGCAAATCGCCTTATATTTTCATATGAGTATCGATTTACTGTTATCTGTTGATATACGTAAAATCAATATAGAAAACTTAATCAAATTAGAAGGCAACCGACTCATTTTACCCATACAGGTAGATAGTTTTGGGGAGAATTATATCGAAATTGTATCTCAAAAAGCAAAAGCAGGTTATCTCAACGGCTATGCCGATCCTGAATATATCGAAAGTTTACAGCAGGTATCACTTCCTTTTTTAGGACCAGGAAAACACCGCGGATTTCCTGTTGAAGGAGATTCGATGCCTCCGCACGAAGACGGTTCTATCATTATTGGTCGTTATGTGGAAAGGTTAGGAGAGGTTATGGATGGAAAAACCTATATCTTGATTACCAAAAATGAGGGTATGGTCTATAAACGTCTTAATAAAAACAAAAAGAATTCTTTGGTTCTGGAATCGGATAATAGCTTTTACCCAAATTATGAAGTGAAAGCTTCTGATATTTTAGAGATTTGGGAATACGAATGCAACATCGGCCGATCTGATAAAAAACAAACCTTATCTGAAACTGAAAGTATGAAAGAACTGCTTCTTGAAGTAAAAAGAGAAGTGATGGAGATTAAGAATAATACGTCGAATACGTAA
- a CDS encoding DNA polymerase III subunit alpha produces MYLNCHSYHSLRYGTIPLDDLITEAVACGVKAMALTDINTVTGIYDFIKACAEKQIKPLVGMEFRCNHQFRYIGLAQNAEGLAEMNRFLTTHNFSGEPLPLIAPQFKAVYVIYTLENAPKVLRKNEFIGIRPEEVSRLFTSEHNDKISKMVILQSVTFRNKREFNLHKILRAIDTNIILSKLTETDYCKTSEKLLPLESLLPYYEKYPEIISNTQQIIDSCQFEYDFKTPKNKKFFTKSRQEDIAKLTELAQEGLLWRYGENHELAKKRVEKELKVIDELEFSGYFLITWDIVRYSNSQGFMHIGRGSGANSIIAYCLGITDICPLELDLYFERFLNLNRKSPPDFDIDWSWKERNIILEYIFGKYGRDHVAFCGTNVEFKHRSIFREVGKVFGLPKEELDMLAKNPMALQETNSIVKLVQDYSLMMNKYPNQRSMHACGIIISEEPITNYTPLEMPPKGFPIVLFDMHIAEEIGFEKFDILSQRGIGHIDDSVKLIEKNRGIKVDIRNTSISKDEAKCNVHLAQGKTIGCFYIESPAMRGLLRRLNCDNYKTLVAASSIIRPGVAQSGMMKEYIFRHNNPDQFQYFHEVFKEHLGETYGIMVYQEDVIKIAQHYGGVPAADGDILRRAMSGKGRSVEALQKVKNNFFASCAQKGHPEGLSQEIYRQIESFAGFSFCKAHSASYAVESYQSLYLKINYPVEFMTAVINNQGGFYRTEVYVHEARMSGAAILNPCVNKSEYQTTVYGNDIYLGFMHLQGLESKTANLIESDREKNGDFISLEDFINRIPIGIENIKTLIFIDAFRFTGKTKNQLLVIASLLLNNFKPENRSLMLLQEPVKEYKLPTLERSIFEDAFDEIELLSFPVSCTVFDLLQTKYRGDVMAKDLVSHHKKQVRMLAYLIARKQVPTKKGNMYFGTWIDHEGSYFDTAHFPDSLVENPFQGGGCYLLLGNVEVDYHFPTITILKMAKMPFIPDPRYMDAKDQFKTQRLIKEDVSPTHRQPYPQGHEINLPRHRMKF; encoded by the coding sequence ATGTATCTCAATTGTCATTCATATCATTCACTTCGCTACGGCACGATTCCTCTCGATGATCTCATCACAGAGGCTGTTGCTTGCGGTGTAAAGGCAATGGCACTTACAGATATTAATACGGTAACTGGAATTTATGATTTTATAAAAGCATGTGCTGAAAAACAGATTAAACCATTGGTTGGAATGGAATTTCGATGCAATCATCAGTTTCGATATATTGGTTTAGCTCAAAATGCTGAGGGATTGGCTGAAATGAATCGGTTTTTAACGACTCATAATTTCAGCGGGGAACCTTTACCATTAATTGCTCCACAGTTCAAAGCAGTTTATGTGATTTATACTTTAGAAAATGCTCCAAAAGTTCTTCGTAAAAATGAATTTATCGGCATTCGTCCCGAAGAAGTTTCAAGACTTTTTACATCAGAACATAATGATAAAATTTCTAAAATGGTTATACTGCAATCGGTAACTTTTAGAAATAAGAGAGAATTTAATCTGCATAAAATTCTGCGTGCAATTGATACGAATATCATTTTATCAAAATTAACAGAAACTGATTATTGCAAAACTTCTGAAAAATTACTGCCTTTAGAATCGCTGTTGCCTTATTATGAAAAGTATCCTGAAATAATATCCAATACACAGCAAATAATTGATTCCTGCCAGTTTGAATATGATTTTAAAACGCCTAAAAACAAAAAGTTTTTTACTAAAAGTCGTCAAGAAGATATAGCAAAACTAACTGAATTGGCGCAGGAAGGTCTATTATGGCGTTATGGCGAAAATCATGAATTGGCAAAAAAACGTGTCGAGAAAGAATTAAAAGTGATTGATGAATTAGAATTCAGCGGTTATTTTTTAATCACTTGGGATATTGTGCGCTACAGTAATAGTCAGGGTTTTATGCATATTGGCCGAGGCAGCGGTGCCAATAGTATTATCGCCTACTGCTTAGGAATTACAGATATTTGTCCGTTAGAATTGGATTTATACTTTGAGCGGTTTTTAAATTTAAACCGCAAAAGTCCGCCTGATTTTGACATCGATTGGAGCTGGAAAGAACGCAATATAATTTTAGAATATATCTTTGGTAAATATGGCCGTGATCATGTTGCTTTTTGCGGTACCAATGTAGAATTCAAACACCGTTCTATTTTCAGGGAAGTTGGAAAAGTTTTTGGTCTTCCGAAAGAAGAATTAGATATGCTGGCCAAAAATCCGATGGCATTACAAGAAACAAATTCTATTGTAAAGCTCGTTCAGGATTATAGTCTTATGATGAATAAATATCCTAATCAGCGCAGTATGCACGCCTGCGGTATTATTATTTCTGAAGAACCGATTACCAATTATACGCCGTTGGAAATGCCTCCAAAAGGTTTTCCCATCGTACTTTTTGACATGCATATTGCCGAAGAAATTGGTTTCGAAAAATTCGATATTCTAAGTCAGCGCGGCATTGGGCATATCGATGACAGCGTAAAGCTAATCGAAAAAAACCGAGGTATAAAAGTAGATATTCGAAACACTTCTATATCTAAAGATGAAGCTAAATGCAATGTTCATTTGGCACAAGGAAAAACCATTGGCTGTTTCTATATCGAAAGTCCCGCAATGCGCGGATTATTGCGCCGTTTAAATTGTGATAATTATAAAACTCTTGTAGCGGCTTCGTCTATTATTCGTCCCGGCGTTGCACAATCCGGAATGATGAAAGAATATATTTTTCGTCATAATAATCCAGATCAGTTTCAATATTTTCATGAGGTTTTCAAAGAACATCTTGGTGAAACTTATGGTATTATGGTCTATCAGGAAGATGTCATCAAAATTGCCCAGCATTACGGAGGCGTTCCTGCCGCAGACGGTGATATTCTGCGTCGCGCCATGTCTGGAAAAGGACGTTCTGTAGAGGCCTTGCAAAAAGTAAAAAATAATTTCTTTGCTTCGTGTGCCCAGAAAGGACATCCTGAAGGGCTTAGTCAGGAAATTTACCGTCAGATTGAATCGTTTGCAGGGTTTTCATTTTGTAAAGCGCACTCCGCTTCGTATGCGGTAGAAAGTTACCAAAGTTTATATCTCAAGATTAATTATCCTGTCGAATTTATGACAGCGGTTATCAATAATCAAGGCGGATTTTACAGAACCGAAGTGTATGTACACGAAGCCCGTATGTCTGGCGCGGCGATCCTTAATCCGTGTGTAAATAAAAGTGAATATCAAACTACAGTTTACGGAAATGATATCTATTTAGGGTTTATGCATTTGCAGGGTCTAGAATCGAAAACAGCAAATTTGATCGAATCGGATCGCGAGAAAAATGGTGACTTTATTTCTTTGGAGGATTTTATTAATCGAATTCCAATTGGTATTGAAAACATTAAAACTTTGATTTTTATAGATGCATTCCGTTTCACAGGAAAAACCAAAAATCAGCTTCTCGTTATTGCCAGTTTACTTTTGAATAATTTTAAACCAGAAAACAGAAGTTTAATGCTTTTACAAGAACCCGTTAAAGAATATAAGCTTCCAACTTTAGAACGTTCTATTTTTGAAGATGCTTTTGATGAAATCGAATTGTTGAGTTTTCCTGTATCGTGTACCGTTTTTGATTTATTACAAACCAAATATCGCGGCGATGTTATGGCAAAAGATCTTGTCTCACATCATAAAAAACAGGTTCGAATGCTGGCTTATTTAATTGCCCGAAAACAAGTTCCTACCAAAAAAGGAAATATGTATTTTGGAACTTGGATTGATCATGAAGGCTCTTATTTTGACACAGCCCATTTTCCTGATAGCTTGGTGGAGAATCCTTTTCAGGGCGGAGGCTGCTATTTGCTTTTAGGAAATGTAGAAGTTGATTATCACTTTCCAACCATAACGATCCTCAAAATGGCCAAGATGCCTTTTATCCCAGATCCTCGATATATGGATGCTAAAGATCAGTTTAAGACACAGCGATTAATTAAAGAAGATGTTAGCCCAACGCACCGCCAGCCTTATCCGCAGGGGCATGAAATTAATCTGCCGAGACATCGAATGAAATTTTAG
- a CDS encoding alpha-ketoglutarate-dependent dioxygenase AlkB family protein, with protein sequence MTLFNDTELFTPGLAGKKVFDIPDSELILIDNFFTKEESDRFYERLLRKTKWREYEMEIYDKIYTVPRMIAWYEDKDNPGADQKGPDWNYELLTIRGRVEKETQQDFNTVLLNLYRNGNDGVGWHSDKEHNTGPNPIIASVTFGETRMFRLRHKFSKEIPQVEIPLHHGSFLLMSGTTNSFWQHQVPKTARDVLPRINLTFRQTRRNV encoded by the coding sequence ATGACATTATTTAACGACACCGAATTATTTACCCCAGGTTTGGCAGGAAAAAAAGTATTTGACATTCCTGATTCTGAATTGATTTTGATCGATAATTTTTTCACCAAAGAAGAATCTGATCGCTTTTATGAAAGACTGCTCCGTAAAACCAAATGGAGAGAATATGAAATGGAGATTTACGATAAAATCTATACCGTTCCCAGAATGATCGCCTGGTACGAAGACAAGGATAATCCAGGAGCTGACCAAAAAGGACCTGACTGGAATTACGAATTATTAACAATTAGAGGCCGTGTTGAAAAAGAAACACAACAGGATTTCAATACTGTTTTACTTAATTTATACCGTAATGGAAATGATGGCGTGGGCTGGCACAGCGATAAGGAACATAATACAGGACCAAACCCAATTATTGCTTCGGTTACTTTTGGGGAAACTAGAATGTTCAGGCTTCGTCATAAATTCAGCAAGGAGATTCCCCAAGTTGAAATTCCGCTGCATCATGGTTCTTTTTTACTGATGTCTGGAACAACGAATAGCTTTTGGCAGCATCAGGTTCCGAAAACTGCGCGGGATGTTTTACCAAGAATCAATTTAACATTTAGGCAGACCCGCCGAAATGTATAA
- the xth gene encoding exodeoxyribonuclease III, translating into MKIATYNVNGVNGRLNVLLRWLEEAAPDIVCLQELKAPQDKFPLKAINDAGYNAIWHGQKQWNGVAILARNMEIEEVTRTLPGDEEDIQSRYIEALINGIVIACLYLPNGNPAPGPKLEYKLKWFDRLAERAESLLKLKIPVILIGDFNVMPTELDVYKPEKWVKDALFLPEVRKAFAAIVSQGWTDAIRKLYPDEKIYTFWDYFRNAYERDAGLRIDHFLLSPQIAKELRSGGVDRHVRGWEKTSDHAPVWIEIDKK; encoded by the coding sequence ATGAAAATAGCAACCTATAATGTAAACGGAGTTAACGGACGCTTAAATGTATTACTACGCTGGCTTGAAGAAGCTGCTCCAGATATTGTCTGCCTTCAGGAATTAAAAGCACCGCAGGATAAATTTCCGCTTAAAGCGATAAATGATGCAGGTTATAATGCTATTTGGCATGGACAAAAACAATGGAATGGCGTTGCGATTCTCGCCCGAAATATGGAAATTGAGGAAGTTACGCGAACACTTCCAGGTGATGAGGAAGATATACAAAGTCGTTACATCGAAGCTTTGATTAACGGAATTGTGATTGCCTGTCTTTATCTTCCAAACGGAAACCCTGCGCCGGGACCAAAATTAGAATATAAACTAAAATGGTTTGATCGTTTGGCTGAGCGTGCTGAATCGTTGCTGAAGTTAAAAATCCCTGTAATTCTTATTGGCGATTTTAATGTGATGCCAACAGAATTAGATGTTTATAAACCTGAAAAATGGGTAAAAGATGCACTTTTCCTGCCCGAAGTTCGAAAAGCTTTTGCCGCTATTGTTTCGCAGGGATGGACAGATGCAATTAGAAAATTATATCCTGATGAGAAAATTTACACTTTTTGGGATTATTTTAGAAATGCTTACGAACGTGATGCTGGATTGAGAATTGATCATTTTTTACTAAGTCCGCAAATTGCAAAAGAATTGCGTTCTGGCGGTGTTGACCGTCATGTGCGAGGCTGGGAAAAAACAAGCGATCATGCTCCTGTATGGATTGAAATTGATAAAAAATGA
- a CDS encoding ATP-binding protein: MRIKTKLNLGVGLLFLMIIILSLVSGYSVFLIKADTENILKANYNTLEYSRNMILSLDEIKANPDNEIQTFKEYLEKQTQNVTEPGEKEATANLEKSFALLEKNGANEVLKTQIRQDIFAIMKLNLDAIKQKSDIAKLTAENANLWIAIVGSLCFLIAFNLLVNLPNNIANPIKELTLSIKEIANKNYSERVHFTSHSEFGDLAKSFNTMAQKLQEYNDSNLYKLFFEKKRLETLINNMHDPIIGLDNEGIVLFANDEALKIIGLKLEDVVGKSASNLALSNDLIRSLILKDDIDAPKKQPLKIYAHGKESYFEKEILSITIIPTGEEKEINIGDVIILRNITLFKELDFAKTNFIATVSHELKTPIASIKLSLQLLENAKTGDMNDDQKQLVESIKDDSQRLLKITGELLNLSQLETGNIQLNIEKSNPHEIVNYAVEAVKVQADQKQIKLVINADENLEDVKADSEKTGWVLINYLSNAIRYSSEKSTIFIKLKKENNQIVFQVIDTGKGIDTRYKDKVFDKYFQVPGSQKSGTGLGLAISKEFIEAQNGNVGVESNLGLGSTFWFLLKV; encoded by the coding sequence ATGAGAATTAAAACCAAATTAAATCTGGGTGTTGGATTATTATTTTTAATGATCATTATACTTTCGCTCGTAAGCGGTTATTCTGTTTTTTTAATAAAAGCAGATACAGAGAATATTCTAAAAGCGAATTATAATACATTAGAATATTCGCGAAATATGATTTTGTCTTTGGATGAAATTAAAGCAAATCCAGATAATGAGATTCAGACTTTTAAAGAATATCTGGAAAAACAAACTCAAAATGTAACCGAACCTGGAGAAAAAGAAGCAACTGCAAACCTAGAGAAAAGCTTTGCTCTTTTAGAAAAAAATGGAGCAAATGAAGTTCTGAAAACACAAATCAGACAGGACATTTTTGCTATTATGAAACTCAATCTGGATGCTATAAAACAGAAAAGTGACATTGCTAAACTTACTGCCGAAAATGCTAATTTATGGATTGCCATTGTTGGAAGTTTATGCTTTTTAATCGCGTTTAATCTACTCGTTAATTTACCTAATAATATTGCAAACCCAATAAAGGAATTAACGCTGAGTATTAAAGAAATAGCCAATAAAAATTATTCAGAACGTGTACATTTTACAAGCCATAGCGAATTTGGCGATCTTGCAAAGTCGTTTAATACGATGGCGCAGAAACTTCAGGAATATAATGATAGTAATTTGTACAAATTATTCTTTGAGAAGAAACGGCTTGAAACTTTAATTAATAACATGCATGATCCAATTATTGGTCTGGATAATGAAGGAATTGTTTTGTTTGCCAATGATGAAGCGTTAAAAATTATTGGTTTAAAACTGGAAGATGTTGTTGGGAAATCGGCTTCAAATTTGGCCTTATCGAATGATTTAATTCGTTCCTTGATTTTAAAAGATGATATTGATGCACCTAAAAAACAACCGCTTAAAATTTATGCCCACGGAAAAGAAAGTTATTTTGAAAAAGAAATTCTGAGCATTACCATAATTCCAACCGGCGAAGAAAAAGAAATCAATATTGGTGATGTCATTATTCTGCGAAACATTACACTTTTTAAGGAATTGGATTTTGCCAAAACCAATTTTATTGCGACCGTTTCGCACGAATTAAAAACGCCGATTGCCTCTATAAAATTAAGTCTTCAATTGCTTGAAAATGCCAAAACGGGCGATATGAATGACGACCAGAAACAATTGGTTGAAAGTATAAAAGATGACAGTCAAAGATTGCTGAAAATTACTGGAGAATTGCTGAATCTATCACAATTGGAAACTGGAAATATTCAGCTGAATATTGAAAAAAGCAATCCGCATGAAATTGTAAATTATGCTGTTGAAGCTGTAAAAGTTCAGGCGGATCAAAAACAAATTAAATTGGTTATTAATGCAGATGAAAATCTTGAAGATGTAAAAGCCGATAGCGAAAAAACAGGCTGGGTTTTGATTAATTATTTGTCGAATGCTATTCGGTATTCTTCTGAAAAAAGCACCATTTTCATCAAATTAAAAAAAGAAAACAATCAAATCGTATTTCAGGTTATCGACACTGGAAAAGGAATTGATACGCGATATAAAGACAAAGTTTTCGATAAATATTTTCAAGTACCTGGGAGTCAAAAATCCGGAACAGGATTGGGTTTAGCGATCAGTAAAGAATTTATAGAAGCCCAAAATGGAAATGTTGGAGTTGAGAGTAATTTGGGATTGGGGAGTACGTTTTGGTTTTTGTTGAAAGTTTAG